The stretch of DNA ATAGTAAATTAAGATTTTTAAATCTACTTTGTTTCTTTAAAAATGATATTTTATGCCTTTGTTCAACTTTTCAGATGTCTTCTAAGCTCGACTTTATCCATTGTGAGAGAAAAGTGAGGTCGAACAACGATACAGTATTTTTGAGTGTATCGTTAGGCTCGAAGCATGAGTTTTAATTTACCCGTTGAAATTATTAGTATTCTTTTACCTTTTGCTGGTCTGTTTTCTAAAAAGGTTTGGAACTACGTTCAAATCATGTTAATTGGTGCGATTTTAGCCACAGGAAAAAGAACTGTAACTTCAATATTAGAAGTGATGGGATTGTCTGCTGAGTCTAACTTCCAGAATTATCATCGGGTATTAAATCGTGCAGTTTGGTCAAACCTTCAAGCAAGCAAAATACTACTAACAACCTTAGTCATGACATTTATTCCTTGTGGCATAGTTGTCTGTGGAATAGACGATACGATAGAACGTCGAAAAGGCAAGAAAATAAAAGCTAAAGGTATTTATCGCGACCCAGTCAGGTCAAGTCATAGTCACTTTGTTAAGGTTAGTGGTTTACGTTGGTTGTCAATGATGTTGCTTGTGGAAATCCCTTGGGCAAAAAAGGTTTGGGGATTACCGTTTTTTACAACACTAGCTCCGTCTGAGCGTTATCATCAGCAATTACAACATCGACACAAAAAACTAACTGATTGGGCAAGACAGATGATTTTTCAAGTTAGACGATGGCTTTGGAATCGAGAACTGGTAGTAGTGGCAGATAGTAGTTTTACCTGTCTAGAATTACTTTCCTCAGTGAGCCAAACTACTTCTACTTCAATGATTACCCGTTTACGCTTGGATGCTGCTCTTTATGAACCTGCTCCATCAAGACCTACAGGTACTATGGGTCGTCCTCGTCTTAAAGGAACAAGATTGCCTAACTTGGAACAAATTCTCATTGATGCTGATACACAATGGTCAAAAATTACACTATCTAATTGGTATGGAGAAGCAAATCGCCCAGTTGAAATGTCAACTGGGGTAGCTGTCTGGTATCATACTGGACTACCTGTTGTGCCAATTCGCTGGGTTTTAGTCCGCGACCCTTTAGATAAATTTAGACCACAAGCTCTGTTGTGTACCAATCAAAGATATCAATCTCAACAGATTCTTGAATGGTTTTCGCGTCGTTGGCAAATAGAAGTAACTTTTGAAGAAGCTAGAAGACACTTGGGTATGGAAACTCAACGTCAGTGGTCAGATTTAGCAATTGCACGCACCACCCCTCTTATTTTAGGACTTTTTTCTCTAGTTACTCTTTTGGCTCATCGTTTACAAGCCAATTTTACTTGGACTACTAGACAAAAAAGTTGGTATGTTAAATCTCTACCTACTTTTTCTGATGCCTTAGCTTTAGTACGCCGATTTCTGTGGGCTAGCACTTTTTCGATATCATCTAAACCTACTGACATCATAAAAGTCCCTCGTTCTTTATTCAATCGTTTGAGAGATCTGGCTATTTATGCTGCTTGATTGGATAAAGTCGAGCTAAGTATTTGAGCAAATCAATTAGTATAGAGCGCGTTATAATAAGGCTATTGCGCATTTTATTTTATTTACGCATTTTAATCGCTCAAATGCTTGCAGTAAAGCTTTTATACAAAAAGATTGAAGCATCAACAGCTTAATCAATAGGCTGCATTGAGTTTAATTGTACATTGAAATCATTAAAATAAACTAATCAATCATGAAATCATTTGTACAGGGACTATTCAATCGATTAGGATTGAAAGTAATCAAGTATACTCCCTCACCTTATGAACATTTAGAAAAACAGCCTAGATACCAGAAAAACAAAGTAAAATTACTTGGGCATGATTTTAAGATTGCCGATTCATTTTCTTTTTTTCATAGTTATCGAGAAATATTCATCGATCAAATATACAAATTTGACTCTCAATCAGAAGCACCAGTAATAGTTGATTGTGGCGCAAATTGTGGAACAAGCGTTTTATATTTCAAAGCAATCTATCCCAAAGCCAATATTATTGCAATAGAAGCTGACCCTAATATCTTTAATATTTTAGAGTCGAATGTTAGCTCCGCTAACTGTGAAGATGTTACTTTATTGAATAAAGCTGTTTCCAAGGAAACTGGAACAATTGATTTTTTTAGTGAAGGTGCTGATGGAGGTAGAATACATCCTCTAGAAGACTCTCAAGCAAAGTTTGAAGTGGAATGTATCAAACTTGATAAGTTGCTCGAAAAGCCTGTGGATTTTCTTAAAATTGATATAGAAGGTGCTGAAACAGAAGTTATTTGTGATGCCAATAAACTGGATAATGTTGCACAACTTTTTATTGAATATCATTCTTTTAAAGATACAGAACAAACACTAGGAAAGATTTTAGAGAAGTTATCTGATTCTGGTTTTAGATATTACATCCATACACAATTTTGCCCTCAAAACCCTTTATTAGAAGAAAGTTTACAGCTTGGTATGGATTTGCAGTTAAATATTTACGCTAATAAAATAGCTTAAATTCATTAGTTATCGAAAATTTAGCTTGAAATTCCGTCCTAAAAGGACGGATTTATTTTTCTTATTCGATTAATCTTCTGAACGCATAAATTGAATAGTTGGTATTAAGGGATCTTCAACTAAAGCTATTCCTTGATAACCCCATCTTTGAAGTAGTCCTTTTAATTGATTGGCAGATGCAGATTCTACCATCAAGCGATCGCGTAAATTTTGACCATGAGTATTAAGATAACTCAGAGCATCATAATCTTCTTTGAATAACAATATATAAGTAGCTTCTGGTCGATCTTCATCTTCCTGTAAGCGAGCTACTAAATATTTACCCTTTTTTTTCGATATAACAACAAAGCCAGATTGCATAAGCTTTTACCTATTTAATATTCTAATTGTTTCTCGCTAGTTTCTCATTTTTCCTTTTAAACAACGATTTTATAGGCGTTTTAAGCAGTCATTCTGGTACTACAGGCAACAAAGGGAATAAAGTCACTTGTATTATACCGCTAAAGAGGCTAAACACTATATCTAACAAGGTTCTCATTCATTTCTCACATAAAGTTTGGTTGTTTGAATAGAGCAGTAAGTAAAACTTATAGTGGTAAATTTTACCATAACTAGCTCATACAGCATAAAACTGTTCCTTCATAAGGGATAGATACATGAACATCATTTTTCTTTAAACTTATCAATCTGGTTTTTCAGACATCCTACTTACCTTATTTGACATAATGACCAGTCTATGTTCTAGATTATGGTCATTTTTACTATATAAAGTTAGCTATAAGAAGTTGTATCGATTCTGTAAAGCTTGCTGTATTGAACCTAGAATGCGATTCTAGGTGGGTTAAATCCTTCAGGTATATGATACCGATACCTCCATCGGATTTGACAAAATTGCCTGATGGTTGTATAATCACCCAGCTTTACAGATTAGACATGAATTTAAAGAGTTAGTGAAGAGATAAATTTACTAGCTTTTTTGGCTTACTCGTGAGGACATACCCTAAAATATTGCAATATTTTTATATACGCTTACTCTTGCCCTCTTAAGAACTTTCGTTTAGCAACAGAAATAGCTAAATCATGAGCTTCTGTTAGGTCGTCTACAAATAACTCAATCACTTGCTTCTCACAAAATGCGATCGCGACGCGAGGAGCGAACCCCTCGCTTTTAGTCCACTAGCTTCGGGGATACGATTACGAGCGATACTTTTGTCCCCATCAATCAAGTCCCATTGTTCGTTCATTTGTTTAGCCGTCATACCGAACAAACCCTTATAGACATAGTTAGTCCAGTTAGCGTACTCGTGCCATTTGTAACAACCCTGTTGGGTCAAGAAGTTGGTGTATTGATTCCTGACAGGAATACCTCCTAATCTTGAGTTGAGCCAAGTGGAAAGGTTAATGCTATCCGCTTGAGTGTATTGCCCTTTTAATGCTGCGTAAGCTTCAGCATATAGTCCCTTGGCTGCGAACCACTTCAGGAAGTCTATTACTTTTCTTCTGGCTGGTTTTCTGAGTTGTCCTGGATCGAGACTTACATCACCAGCTAAATCTACCCAATCTGATGCTTCGATAACTATGTACTGATTATTGTCATTTCCTAAAATTCCGACCGCTCTCAAACACTGATTCTTTCATTAACCAACTAGACAACACTTGTTGAGGTAGTTCTTCTCAGACCTCTAGTTGCTAGAGCATACTTGTTCGGCTTGCTTCTGAAAAATAAAACCATCCCTCTTGCCCACAAGAAAGAACAGATTACGTGACTGAAGTGAGTGTCAAGAGCTTGATACGCAGTATTTATGAAGTAACTCTGGACGGGAACAAGGGAACTAATATAATCTCGTTCCCTAGGGCAAGAGGGATGGTTAATACTACTTGTCCTAAGAATGCCTTAGTTCTTACCATTAGTAGCTTTTATGTCGCTTCATGTAAAACCTTGAATTACCACAAGTAAGGATTGTTAGTCAAATACGAATTTGTTATAAAAAAGTAGGTTTTAGATAAGTAGAACCCAGACAAAAAAATAAGCCCTCACAAGAAGGCTATTGCTCTAACAAACCTATGATAAAAGATAATTCTCAAGAAAACAATCTTGTTACAAATTCCCTCTCGGAAGGATTAGCTTGTAACACCCAGTAACACCCAGTAACACCCAGTTAAACCTCCCAAAACATCCTACCCTTACTACTACTAAACTTACTCAAGCTACTACCAGTAATAGGTTACAGCTATCACCTACAGTTAATAGTCCCATAGGGGTACTTTACTCTCACTCTGACTACCTAGCTATTAGTGCTACCAACCTACCTGAAGAACCTTTTCAAGACCTACTTAAGCGACTAGATAGTAAATATATCACTACAGAAAAACCTGAACATTGGTCACGTGGTACTAGAGCTAGGAACTATGAGTATAAAATGTCATCTCCTAAAGGAATAGCAGGAGGATTCAATAAAATAGCCTCTAAAGACTTCGAGAATAGCTCTAATACTTATGATGTTGCCATCGACATTAAAGGGTCTTATTTGGCAAATTTAACGCCAATAGAGCAATATAATTTAGTTTCTTATCTAGCGAGAGTAGAAGGATGTAAAATTGGTCGTTTTGACTTAGCGATTGATGATTATAGTTATCAAAAAATACCTCTTGAAGAAATGAAAAAAGCTTACAAGGAAGGTAATAATTTTGGATTCAAACATCATTGGGATACAGGTCTTAATGAGAATGGAGAAATAAAAGGTTCTAGAACTGAATATTTTGGAGGAAGAACAAGTGACAAAAAGGTTAGGGTATATTCTCACGAAAATAAATGTATGAGATTTGAAGCTCAGCTAAGAGGAAAACAGGCAGAATCAGCAATTCAAAACCTAACTAGTTTGACAAGAACTACAGAAAGTGATGAGGAGTGGAATCTAATAATCCAAAAAACTCTTGGTGGTATAGCAGTAGGAATAATAGATTTTAGGGACAAAAATAAGCTAAAAAATTTAGGTAAGGCTAGTAGAGATAAGACTAAAAGATTACCTTTTTGGCAACAATTTATTGATGAAGTAGGAAGTGTGATTAAGTTAAAACCAACAACAAATAAAGTCAAAAATGAAGCTCTAGAATCAAAAACAAAATGGTTTAACAAGTATGCTATAAAAACCCTTGCTCAGTTAGCTTTAGTTTACGGGGATGAATATGTTTTAGAGTCAATAAAACAGGGTAAAGCCTCACTTACTCCTAAAGACCACAAAGAGATTGAATACTGGAAAAGCGAGATAAACAGTTAGTTATTGCTCTGAAGCTATGCCTACGGTAATTCTTAGGCATAGTCAAAACTTATTACCATAACTGCACAACAAGCATTATTTAACTGACGGATACTTTAAGTTTCCTATATCATTTAGCATCAACTGAAAACATTCATACTCTTTTCTCTAACCTCTAGAGGTCGTGGTTAAACTCGCAGCTTTTCTTTCTAGGAAAGGCTAGACCTTGTGGAAAAGATTATGTCTCTATGTAATCGTTGTAATCAAGCTACCAAGCTAAAATCAACAATACTTTTTGCCCCAAGGTCTATAAACCTTCCTTTAGAACGGAGATGTATGCTCATCCTACGGAAGGTCTAGAGTTTCCGATTAAGCTATTAAGGGAAATAACTATAGTGTTCCTAAGAGAACCCCTAAAGATTGAATCAACGCTTTATGACGCGATTATTTTCCGAAGGTCAATGACTTTGTACGCAGACGTTAAGAAAAAAAATGCCTGTTAGGGTAGTATACAAATATCAAGCTCAGATTGAAGAAGCTTTTGGACACCTTTCGTTTCACCAAGAAAGTGTCGTAAACTCAGTTGGAGCAAGAAATAAAGCTAAATATGCCTTACTCTCATGAGTTTTATCTAGAGTCTGGGTGAGGGCATAGGGTAAGATATTGCAATATTTAGAGTTATACTTTTACCCTTACTCTTATTTTTTTTTACTTATTACTTTTTAGTACTTTTTGCTTAGTATTTACTCTTAAAAAAAATAGCCCTTTGAGAGCTATCTTTGTTACTTGTTTATTTGTTATCTACTTGATAGTTTTTCTAGTAATAACCTGATTTGTTTTTTCAATTCTTGATTTTCTAATGTAAGCTCTTCTACTCTTAACCTAAGCTTTTCTACTTCTGATAATTCAGGTTTTTGCTGTATTTGTTGTTGGTATCTTTGAGCGGATTCAATTAAGCTACTAGTTTTAATCCCTTTGTTGTAGGTCTTCTCTTGCATCTCCAAACTATGTCCCATGTAGTCTTTCATGTCTAATGGGTTCATGTTATCTCTACGACCTCTCATAGCGTAACTGTGCCTCAAGTCGTAGGGAACGAAATCTATTTTTCGGGGAATTCTTTTGCGTTTTTCTCCTCTACAGTATGCCGTAAAGTAAGCAAGAAAAAAGTCTTTTTGCTTGCCGTTTTCAAAGGTAGGTAATTCAGGGACTTTTTCTAGCTCAAATAATTCTATCCATTCATAAGGATGAGGCATAGGCTGTGTTCTTTCTCCTGTTTTTCCATAAGTATAGATAGCCTTACCTTTGTTACTTGGGTCATTAAAAGCTGGCAAAATGATATTTTCGTTAGGAACTTTAAAAGGTTGAGTGAGATTTTTAATATTTAATACTTCATGGTTGCGTAGTCCATAAACAGCCATCATTCCATACATC from Stanieria cyanosphaera PCC 7437 encodes:
- a CDS encoding IS701 family transposase; protein product: MSFNLPVEIISILLPFAGLFSKKVWNYVQIMLIGAILATGKRTVTSILEVMGLSAESNFQNYHRVLNRAVWSNLQASKILLTTLVMTFIPCGIVVCGIDDTIERRKGKKIKAKGIYRDPVRSSHSHFVKVSGLRWLSMMLLVEIPWAKKVWGLPFFTTLAPSERYHQQLQHRHKKLTDWARQMIFQVRRWLWNRELVVVADSSFTCLELLSSVSQTTSTSMITRLRLDAALYEPAPSRPTGTMGRPRLKGTRLPNLEQILIDADTQWSKITLSNWYGEANRPVEMSTGVAVWYHTGLPVVPIRWVLVRDPLDKFRPQALLCTNQRYQSQQILEWFSRRWQIEVTFEEARRHLGMETQRQWSDLAIARTTPLILGLFSLVTLLAHRLQANFTWTTRQKSWYVKSLPTFSDALALVRRFLWASTFSISSKPTDIIKVPRSLFNRLRDLAIYAA
- a CDS encoding FkbM family methyltransferase, which produces MKSFVQGLFNRLGLKVIKYTPSPYEHLEKQPRYQKNKVKLLGHDFKIADSFSFFHSYREIFIDQIYKFDSQSEAPVIVDCGANCGTSVLYFKAIYPKANIIAIEADPNIFNILESNVSSANCEDVTLLNKAVSKETGTIDFFSEGADGGRIHPLEDSQAKFEVECIKLDKLLEKPVDFLKIDIEGAETEVICDANKLDNVAQLFIEYHSFKDTEQTLGKILEKLSDSGFRYYIHTQFCPQNPLLEESLQLGMDLQLNIYANKIA
- a CDS encoding replication initiation factor domain-containing protein, with amino-acid sequence MSSPKGIAGGFNKIASKDFENSSNTYDVAIDIKGSYLANLTPIEQYNLVSYLARVEGCKIGRFDLAIDDYSYQKIPLEEMKKAYKEGNNFGFKHHWDTGLNENGEIKGSRTEYFGGRTSDKKVRVYSHENKCMRFEAQLRGKQAESAIQNLTSLTRTTESDEEWNLIIQKTLGGIAVGIIDFRDKNKLKNLGKASRDKTKRLPFWQQFIDEVGSVIKLKPTTNKVKNEALESKTKWFNKYAIKTLAQLALVYGDEYVLESIKQGKASLTPKDHKEIEYWKSEINS